The genomic segment CTCCCCTCCTGCCagtctgtacacccgactCTGGGCACTCTCCAGACACTGACGACCCAGTCCAGACAACGTGAGCGACTGAGATGCagcttctccactcttctcaGTGAcgcgcggagagacaggcagattGCCACAGCAATGCAGATGAtcaacagagacagaacagaaaaTCCGAGTGCTGCCAGCACGGAGACTCACAGAAGgcggaagcggagagagatAACGTCGACCTCTGACACACCGGCAAAGGAAGCCGTCTAGACAGGTGGCAAGCCCAGGTAGATCGACGATCTCTTCAGCAAGGGAAACCGTGATTTCTTGCAatgctttctctgcactgAGCTAAGGAGATAAGGGAACTTGATAgacttctgcagagacatcACTATTTTAGATCGGAAACGTTTCTGAGAGAAGACGTAGATCTTAccgagacagctggagaagacagaggggTTCCCCGGTCGAGAGCGGGGGCTTCGAGCAACGAAGGATCATCCATTTTTCAAAGAACGAAGCtggaaggcgggagaaagaaaatgacCTCAGAGCTGAGAACTGAGACAAGAACCATCTtggagaagtcgagaaggaCTGGGGAAAACGAAAGCCACCATCTTCTTTgaggaaagacgcagacaaaGAGATGGGGCAGGCGCGAAGCGCCGGCggagagcagacagaaaaaaggaagaagagggaaagacaaggagagacggagggtgaggaagaggaaggaggtaAACAGGACCtagaggcgaggagagacgctggAGTCTAGGCGCGTTTTTTTAGAGTTGCGACtgcggaagaaagagacataATCTTATCCTGGGTTTCAGAAAGACaccgaagagacaagagagttGAGACCCGGGGAAATTCGAGACCACTCGGAGCAGGATTCGGAAGCGAGGAGCCGCGAGACTGTTTTCACGTTCAGAGACACTCGTCGATATCAGCCGTTTTCAACTGTTCACTGTATTTTCTACAGTTAACAGAGACGGGTTCCACGTCAAACGTAACAAAATAAGCGAATCTGCAGCGGGAAATAAGGGCATCAGCTTCGTAAAACTCGTGAACAGACTACAGAAGGTGAGGCCTGAACCTTGTGTGTCGACGACTGGACTATaccgcagaagaagagcactGGCTGCGGACTTCCTAccatcgaaaaaaacgtcCTCGGAAGAGCTGGAAAAACACTCCTTCTCCACAAGAGGAAAAACCCGCAAACTTTCGAGAGACGACGACTATGGCGATGCTGGCCAACGAAGCGGAGGTGGCCACAACACAGGACCCCCACCCTTTtctctggaaagaaaaaaggaaagaaaatgcGCCATGAGACAGGACACTCGCACACGGTTTCTAGTTGCTTGAGCCCCTGACGAACACAGAGAGCCACGAGGCGTTCTGTCTTCACGCTCTGCATGCCCTTCTTTTCGCGCGAAAAAACCCCGAAGCGGTTCCGGAGgcaccctctgtctctctcgaaaAGGGAGTCCCGGTTTTGCCTGCGTGGGCcaagcgaggaaaagcgagaaaaaaaacgaacgaaAGCGAATAAAGAGGTAGGTGAAGTTCAGGGAGCCGCGAAACATGAAGACGGTGACGGAGGCACGCGGGCACTGGAAGAACCTCTGGACACCTGACAGAGCTTTCCTCcccgaggagggagagaggaggcgctcAAACCTTTGTCGTCGGGCGGCCCAAGACGACAGAAACACGGAGCACAACACAGAACGCGATTCAGACGTCCCAAGACGGTGAACACCATGCGTTCACTTGCAAAGGCTGTGAGACCTtagggtgtacatacagctgaACTACACACGTGCCGAGGGACCAGCTTTTCTCTGAGCAAGACGGGGCGACACTCCCAACAGgggaagggaaggaaacgaagtagagacaaggaaaagggaaacggagggaagaaacgggGCAGACAGACCGCATTTTTGTCGCGACAGAAGAGCAGCACCTATTGGGGGACTCAGCAGGTTCCGACGAGACGCGTGTcacgaaaacgaggaaacttgggagagaggcgccgcgCTTATAGCGGCGCTGCGTGAGATCTGAGAATCCTTTTAGACTGGGTGTTCGTGCTCGTCATTTCACTTCCGATGGATTCGATTATGCTACTCTTTCATTTATCCACGGTAACAGGGTCTGTCAGTACCAATCGATTGGTGTTTCGGAATACGCTTCCTCCAGAACTGACGCGATCTGCTTAGTACCATCAATGGAGTCTTTTGGTCAGATCCTAAGTACGCAGTAAGCCAAGCATATTCAAGGAACATGACAAGCATTACCAGATTCATGTAAACGAATAGAAAGGGAGGTGTGCTAGCTGAAGCGAAACCGGGGCTCCGGTGCAGGTAAACGTCTGTCGTTCCGGCATCTTAGCTGACCCTTTGAGCATTCTTGCTTCCGCGCACAAAAATAGCCCTTACTACATCGGCGAATCGATCAATACACGATAACTTTACATCGTGTTCGTGTGATGCAAAACGTTGTCCACAGGCGACGTTGTTAAACGGGCGGAACACCCAAAGCGACATTTTTGTTCCCAGCAGCAGGCACGTCAGTACCCACTTCCGACTTTGAGGACGAGTTCCACTTCGGTTTTCCCCGTGACTTGTGCGCATGACAAGAAGTTTCGCCTGACATAGCTAACTGCGAGCTGATCCTGAGAAATGCCCGTTTCACCTGTACAAAATCGGTTGCATCTTGATACCGCTGCTGTTCTCTGGAAAACGAATGGCGAGACAATAAACAATCATTTATAGGCGGCGTTGCACCGCATCTAAAACCAACTGCTCTCGTCCGTGGCACTCCTTTGGACTGTAGACTCCCGGGTGTGTCTCGTCACAAGAGCTCTTTTCGACGCCACATCAGGAACAAGAGATGAACACAGTCCTTTTCTGCCGAGTATAAAAATAGGAAATACTTGATTTCCCAGAGGTCAGAAAGCCAGCATTGTGACCAGGACCTGGACAGCCTCTGGCGGGTCGGCGCAGCGTTCAAAGAACTCTTCTGTGACTTCCCTCTCGAATCGGTGAAGCAGCAACAGTTCGTAGGCGACGTCGTCGAATCTCCGTTGCGGACACCAGATCTGTGCCAGAACGATGGCAAGAGCCAAGTCGTCAGTCATGCGCTTTTCTGGCGAtggtttctcttcgccttcctcgagttcTGCCGCGATAGGAGATTCTAGGCCAGCTGATCCCCGATGCACCGGCGGCGATTCtacaagagagacaggctgGAGGTGAACGATCCCGTCAAGAGTGACAAAAAAAGTGTCGATGTTGATTTTTCCGCCTCTGGAGCCGAGCTCTGCGGCACTCCTCGCTAATTTGTGCACTTGTTCCGTCAGCGAGACTCGCGCGTCGTGGGCGGGTCCCGTCCCCGGTGTGTCCGTCGCAGCGGTACTTGCAATGTGCAACAAAACCTCTCTGAGAGTTTCTCCCTCGACAGCCCGCTTGAGAAAGACATTCGGAAACGCAAAGTGAGATTCGTGAGGCCGCGGGCACCAGGTGTTGCGAACGCGCTTCAGCAACAACAGGTCTACCACAACACCGACTTGCGCGACTCCCGACGCAGCTCTGAGTTCCTTTATTGCAGCCAAGTACTGTTTTCTGACGCTCACGCTCGCTTCCCTGGATCCTCTCAAAACCGGGAAAGCTTCCAGGAAGTAGCTCGCCGATTCGCCGGAACCCTCGCACCTCAGCAGAACGCTTCCGTACGACGAGACGCCCACAGTTGCCGCATGACTCACAAGCAGGCTTTTCCCCGTCACTTTCGATTTCATTGGCACAGGATGCTGAACCGGCAACAACAAACCTACGGCGTTGGCCAGTTCTGCTGGGGGAGTCCCCAGAGACGTCAGAAGAGCGTGAGGAGTCTTGACGAACGAGGCTACCGCGTCGCTTCCTGGCTTTTGTTGTGCGTCGCGCACCCTGTTTTGCTTGAGGTCCTTTGCCATCCCGCGGATAAGTTTCCTCAAACGCCTTTTCCACGCAAAACTCGACGCCAATGAGCTCGTGCCGCGGCTGATATAGCGGCGAACTGCAGAGGACACGCGGCGTATGTGCGTGAAAGGACGTCGCAAGACGTAACGGGCTGTCCGCCAACGACGAGAACCGCCCGTTTCTGGTGGGTCGGTGGCATTTTCAGGCGACACAGAGGCTCCCTCGAGTGGCGGTGGGTTGTTGACCGCCTCTGCAAACGCAAAAACGCTTGCCAGGTCAAGCGCTCTGATCACGTCTGCGTCTACATCTTTCGGTCCTTCCAACTCATTTCTTCCTTCGGGCCGGAACAGCCGCGAAAGACACagctgaaaaaacaagaaagaaagcgTGAAACGGGCAGCCGACAGCGAGACCATTGGTACCGTTGCCATCAAGTTGTATCTGGTTTCCCCCCAGGCACGGCATTCGCCTGTCTAACAACCCTAAAACCCAACGGTTTCCGTTGGAGTTCAAAAATTACGAGCTCATGCCTAGTTGGCGACAAACACACTTGCAAGACAATACCCAGTtcaaggaagaaacgcgtctctGGCTAGCTGGGGGAAATATGGACAACAGCTAGGCCCATCAAAAACTGGCGGCTACGGAAAATATGACCATCTAAAATGTAAGCGAAACTTTCTGCGTTCTGTTTTGAGTTTTGCCAATGCGAACGCATAAGGtcctcgaagaagacggtCTGCTTCCGGGTGTGCGGTACAAACTGTACACAAAGAACTCTTCAGCCCAAACTGAGGACTCCACGAGACAGTAACCCCGCAAAGATCAATGCGGTCtatctgtgtctgtgtgccccaagcagagaaaactgTCCGCGTGCTTCTTACCAACGATATTTCCCGCTGTCGTCAATTTGATGACGAGAACGCGACAGGAGCTGGTGTTTAGGAAAACCCATTGTTGTGTAGCCTCTCATGTGCTCAATTGAAACGGCGTTCGGCAGACGTGTCTGCAAAGTTGTGAAGTTCTATGTCGCGCACAATCTTCAA from the Toxoplasma gondii ME49 chromosome IX, whole genome shotgun sequence genome contains:
- a CDS encoding hypothetical protein (encoded by transcript TGME49_210370~Signal peptide predicted by SignalP 2.0 HMM (probability 0.733) with cleavage site probability 0.593 at residue 26), producing MATVPMVSLSAARFTLSFLFFQLCLSRLFRPEGRNELEGPKDVDADVIRALDLASVFAFAEAVNNPPPLEGASVSPENATDPPETGGSRRWRTARYVLRRPFTHIRRVSSAVRRYISRGTSSLASSFAWKRRLRKLIRGMAKDLKQNRVRDAQQKPGSDAVASFVKTPHALLTSLGTPPAELANAVGLLLPVQHPVPMKSKVTGKSLLVSHAATVGVSSYGSVLLRCEGSGESASYFLEAFPVLRGSREASVSVRKQYLAAIKELRAASGVAQVGVVVDLLLLKRVRNTWCPRPHESHFAFPNVFLKRAVEGETLREVLLHIASTAATDTPGTGPAHDARVSLTEQVHKLARSAAELGSRGGKINIDTFFVTLDGIVHLQPVSLVESPPVHRGSAGLESPIAAELEEGEEKPSPEKRMTDDLALAIVLAQIWCPQRRFDDVAYELLLLHRFEREVTEEFFERCADPPEAVQVLVTMLAF